One segment of Ipomoea triloba cultivar NCNSP0323 chromosome 12, ASM357664v1 DNA contains the following:
- the LOC115998245 gene encoding RNA-binding protein 39 isoform X2 has translation MAMDFDEYDYLEKAVEETNGPSSKSKDKDRENSSSEKEKSEKSYRRRERDESDDLADEDGRDRKSSKRSRGGDEENGREKDRDRERDRDKERSSRHKSRERESDRDKERSSRDREKREKDKERDRDRDKDRDRERRDRDKEKERERERRERDREKERERERRSRSRSRLDRERERELMRERERELELRDSRRFKEKKEAAEPEADPERDQRTVFAYQMPLKATERDVYEFFSQAGKVRDVRLIMDRNSRRSKGVGYIEFYDAMSVPMAIALSGHLLLGQPVMVKPSEAEKNLVQSNTAAGGAGVTGPYAASERKLYVGNLHFNMTELQLKQIFEAFGPVELVQLPTDPETGHCKGFGFVQFAQLEHAKAAQSLNGKLEIAGRTIKVSSVTEHVGVQDSAAKTADFDDDEGGGLALNAQSRAMLMQKLDRSGIASSITGSLGVAGLNGAAPSQAAISLPIGGAPAIPAPILPAQVVAAMVPEPIGNPSECLLLKNMFDPAMETDPEFDLDIRDDVHEECSKYGAVKHIHVDKNSAGYVYLRFDSVESASRAQQAMHKRWFARRSVSAIFLQPYEYDAKFKGAA, from the exons ATGGCAATGGACTTCGACGAGTATGATTATCTGGAGAAGGCCGTTGAAGAGACCAACGGTCCATCTTCGAAGAGCAAGGACAAAGACAGAGAAAACAGCTCATCCGAGAAGGAGAAGAGCGAGAAAAGCTACCGGAGGAGGGAAAGGGACGAGAGCGACGATTTAGCCGATGAGGACGGCAGAGATCGCAAGAGCAGTAAAAGATCTCGCGGCGGAGATGAAGAGAACGGGAGGGAGAAGGATAGAGACCGGGAAAGGGATAGAGATAAGGAGAGGTCGTCGCGGCATAAAAGTCGGGAGAGAGAGTCCGACAGAGACAAAGAGAGGAGTTCAAGGGATAGGGAGAAGAGAGAAAAGGATAAGGAGAGGGATAGGGATAGAGATAAGGATAGGGATAGGGAGAGGAGAGACCGGGACAAGGAGAAGGAGAGGGAAcgggagaggagagagagggacAGGGAGAAGGAAAGGGAGAGGGAGAGGAGGAGCCGCAGTCGCTCGAGGCTCGATCGTGAAAGAGAGAGGGAACTGATGAGAGAGCGAGAGCGTGAGCTTGAATTAAGAGATAGCAG GCGGTTTAAGGAAAAGAAGGAGGCAGCAGAGCCAGAGGCTGATCCAGAAAGAGATCAAAGAACTGTTTTTGCTTATCAG ATGCCCCTGAAGGCAACTGAAAGGGATGTGTATGAGTTCTTCTCACAAGCTGGAAAG GTGAGGGATGTACGTCTGATCATGGACCGAAATTCAAGGAGATCGAAAGGAGTTGG GTATATTGAATTTTATGATGCCATGTCTGTCCCAATGGCCATTGCCTTATCTGGACACTTACTGCTTGGGCAGCCTGTTATGGTTAAACCTTCAGAAGCTGAAAAGAATCTTGTTCAATCAAATACTGCTGCTGGTGGAGCAGGTGTTACTGGACCATATGCTGCCTCAGAAAGGAAATTGTATGTTGGAAATCTGCACTTCAACATGACAGAATTACAGCTTAAACAG ATTTTTGAAGCTTTTGGTCCAGTTGAGCTTGTGCAGCTACCTACCGATCCAGAAACAGGACATTGCAAAGGTTTTGGCTTTGTTCAA TTTGCTCAACTTGAACATGCTAAGGCAGCACAGAGTTtgaatggaaaactggagaTTGCTGGTCGAACAATCAAG GTTTCATCTGTTACTGAACATGTTGGGGTACAAGATTCAGCAGCCAAAACTGcagattttgatgatgatgaagggGGTGGACTG GCATTAAATGCACAGTCAAGAGCAATGCTGATGCAGAAGTTGGATCGGAGTGGCATAGCCTCCAG TATTACGGGTTCACTTGGGGTGGCTGGGCTTAATGGTGCAGCTCCATCCCAGGCAGCTATTAGCTTGCCAATTGGTGGGGCACCTGCTATTCCTGCCCCAATCCTTCCAGCTCAAGTTGTTGCTGCCATGGTTCCTGAACCCATTGGGAATCCCAGTGAGTGTTTGCTGTTGAAGAATATGTTTGATCCAGCTATGGAG ACTGATCCAGAGTTCGATTTAGACATTAGGGATGATGTACATGAAGAATGTTCCAAGTATGGTGCTGTCAAACATATTCACGTGGACAA GAATAGTGCTGGATATGTTTATCTGCGATTTGATAGTGTGGAGTCTGCATCTCGTGCTCAACAAGCAATGCATAAAAGATGGTTTGCTCGCAGATCAGTTTCAGCCATCTTTTTG CAACCATACGAGTATGATGCCAAGTTCAAAGGTGCAGCTTGA
- the LOC115998245 gene encoding RNA-binding protein 39 isoform X1 codes for MAMDFDEYDYLEKAVEETNGPSSKSKDKDRENSSSEKEKSEKSYRRRERDESDDLADEDGRDRKSSKRSRGGDEENGREKDRDRERDRDKERSSRHKSRERESDRDKERSSRDREKREKDKERDRDRDKDRDRERRDRDKEKERERERRERDREKERERERRSRSRSRLDRERERELMRERERELELRDSRRFKEKKEAAEPEADPERDQRTVFAYQMPLKATERDVYEFFSQAGKVLADTAKYLCDSATILGFMVRDVRLIMDRNSRRSKGVGYIEFYDAMSVPMAIALSGHLLLGQPVMVKPSEAEKNLVQSNTAAGGAGVTGPYAASERKLYVGNLHFNMTELQLKQIFEAFGPVELVQLPTDPETGHCKGFGFVQFAQLEHAKAAQSLNGKLEIAGRTIKVSSVTEHVGVQDSAAKTADFDDDEGGGLALNAQSRAMLMQKLDRSGIASSITGSLGVAGLNGAAPSQAAISLPIGGAPAIPAPILPAQVVAAMVPEPIGNPSECLLLKNMFDPAMETDPEFDLDIRDDVHEECSKYGAVKHIHVDKNSAGYVYLRFDSVESASRAQQAMHKRWFARRSVSAIFLQPYEYDAKFKGAA; via the exons ATGGCAATGGACTTCGACGAGTATGATTATCTGGAGAAGGCCGTTGAAGAGACCAACGGTCCATCTTCGAAGAGCAAGGACAAAGACAGAGAAAACAGCTCATCCGAGAAGGAGAAGAGCGAGAAAAGCTACCGGAGGAGGGAAAGGGACGAGAGCGACGATTTAGCCGATGAGGACGGCAGAGATCGCAAGAGCAGTAAAAGATCTCGCGGCGGAGATGAAGAGAACGGGAGGGAGAAGGATAGAGACCGGGAAAGGGATAGAGATAAGGAGAGGTCGTCGCGGCATAAAAGTCGGGAGAGAGAGTCCGACAGAGACAAAGAGAGGAGTTCAAGGGATAGGGAGAAGAGAGAAAAGGATAAGGAGAGGGATAGGGATAGAGATAAGGATAGGGATAGGGAGAGGAGAGACCGGGACAAGGAGAAGGAGAGGGAAcgggagaggagagagagggacAGGGAGAAGGAAAGGGAGAGGGAGAGGAGGAGCCGCAGTCGCTCGAGGCTCGATCGTGAAAGAGAGAGGGAACTGATGAGAGAGCGAGAGCGTGAGCTTGAATTAAGAGATAGCAG GCGGTTTAAGGAAAAGAAGGAGGCAGCAGAGCCAGAGGCTGATCCAGAAAGAGATCAAAGAACTGTTTTTGCTTATCAG ATGCCCCTGAAGGCAACTGAAAGGGATGTGTATGAGTTCTTCTCACAAGCTGGAAAG GTCCTTGCTGACACGGCAAAATATCTCTGCGACTCTGCTACAATTTTAG GTTTCATG GTGAGGGATGTACGTCTGATCATGGACCGAAATTCAAGGAGATCGAAAGGAGTTGG GTATATTGAATTTTATGATGCCATGTCTGTCCCAATGGCCATTGCCTTATCTGGACACTTACTGCTTGGGCAGCCTGTTATGGTTAAACCTTCAGAAGCTGAAAAGAATCTTGTTCAATCAAATACTGCTGCTGGTGGAGCAGGTGTTACTGGACCATATGCTGCCTCAGAAAGGAAATTGTATGTTGGAAATCTGCACTTCAACATGACAGAATTACAGCTTAAACAG ATTTTTGAAGCTTTTGGTCCAGTTGAGCTTGTGCAGCTACCTACCGATCCAGAAACAGGACATTGCAAAGGTTTTGGCTTTGTTCAA TTTGCTCAACTTGAACATGCTAAGGCAGCACAGAGTTtgaatggaaaactggagaTTGCTGGTCGAACAATCAAG GTTTCATCTGTTACTGAACATGTTGGGGTACAAGATTCAGCAGCCAAAACTGcagattttgatgatgatgaagggGGTGGACTG GCATTAAATGCACAGTCAAGAGCAATGCTGATGCAGAAGTTGGATCGGAGTGGCATAGCCTCCAG TATTACGGGTTCACTTGGGGTGGCTGGGCTTAATGGTGCAGCTCCATCCCAGGCAGCTATTAGCTTGCCAATTGGTGGGGCACCTGCTATTCCTGCCCCAATCCTTCCAGCTCAAGTTGTTGCTGCCATGGTTCCTGAACCCATTGGGAATCCCAGTGAGTGTTTGCTGTTGAAGAATATGTTTGATCCAGCTATGGAG ACTGATCCAGAGTTCGATTTAGACATTAGGGATGATGTACATGAAGAATGTTCCAAGTATGGTGCTGTCAAACATATTCACGTGGACAA GAATAGTGCTGGATATGTTTATCTGCGATTTGATAGTGTGGAGTCTGCATCTCGTGCTCAACAAGCAATGCATAAAAGATGGTTTGCTCGCAGATCAGTTTCAGCCATCTTTTTG CAACCATACGAGTATGATGCCAAGTTCAAAGGTGCAGCTTGA